The following proteins are co-located in the Candidatus Methylomirabilis limnetica genome:
- a CDS encoding transaldolase, with protein MRVKIFADGADKTGILEMYCNPLIKGFTTNPTLMRKAGVSDYQAFALDILRAIPDRPISFEVFSDDFTEMARQARKIAGWGENVYVKIPVTNTQGESSAKLVHDLAREGVKLNVTALTALDQVREMSAALAEGPPAIVSVFAGRVADTGRDPVPHMAAAVECVRSYPNIELIWASPRELLNIFQADAIGCHIITVTHDILKKLNLIGKDLHEFSLDTVKMFHDDAMKAGYTL; from the coding sequence TTGAGAGTTAAAATATTCGCAGATGGCGCAGACAAGACTGGCATCCTGGAAATGTACTGTAACCCGCTGATAAAAGGGTTTACCACCAATCCGACGCTGATGCGTAAAGCCGGAGTCTCTGACTATCAGGCATTTGCGCTTGACATCCTCCGAGCCATTCCCGATCGTCCCATCTCCTTCGAAGTCTTCTCAGACGACTTCACCGAGATGGCCCGTCAGGCCCGCAAGATCGCAGGATGGGGCGAGAATGTCTATGTGAAGATCCCCGTCACAAACACCCAAGGCGAGTCGTCCGCAAAGCTGGTCCATGATCTCGCCCGAGAAGGGGTCAAGCTGAATGTGACAGCGCTGACGGCACTGGATCAGGTACGCGAGATGAGTGCCGCTCTAGCAGAGGGACCTCCGGCTATTGTGTCGGTTTTCGCCGGGCGTGTCGCGGATACAGGCAGAGACCCGGTGCCGCATATGGCGGCAGCCGTGGAGTGTGTGCGTTCGTACCCGAATATTGAATTGATCTGGGCCAGCCCTCGTGAACTGCTCAACATCTTTCAAGCCGACGCCATTGGCTGCCATATCATTACCGTGACACATGACATTTTAAAGAAATTGAACCTGATTGGTAAGGACCTGCATGAGTTCTCACTCGACACTGTCAAGATGTTTCACGATGATGCCATGAAGGCCGGTTATACGCTGTAG
- a CDS encoding MtnX-like HAD-IB family phosphatase: MPSGLPAFQVLCDFDGTITKTDATLAILEAFALPEFREWERRWERGEITSRECMARQVELIQADLSTLMRFAADLPIDEGIVTLSQRCAQYGIPLIIVSDGVDRFIEAVLRRHGLSYIPVISNRLACDGNGSLSLGSPYASPDCLVGAGTCKCAVASFFGLSLKETMYIGDGRSDRCISTMAQKVYAKAGLREWCDLQGIACEPFETLTEVTERLFQGVGCFA; this comes from the coding sequence ATGCCTAGCGGTCTGCCGGCTTTTCAAGTCCTCTGCGATTTTGACGGGACCATCACCAAAACAGATGCCACGCTCGCCATCCTCGAAGCCTTTGCCCTGCCGGAATTCCGTGAATGGGAGCGCCGATGGGAGCGGGGTGAGATCACCAGCCGAGAGTGTATGGCTAGACAGGTGGAGTTGATTCAGGCAGATCTGTCAACACTCATGCGGTTTGCGGCTGATCTCCCTATCGACGAGGGCATCGTGACGCTCTCGCAACGGTGCGCACAATACGGTATCCCGCTTATCATCGTCAGCGACGGCGTCGATCGGTTTATCGAGGCGGTACTGCGTCGGCACGGTCTGTCCTACATTCCCGTCATCTCTAATCGCCTGGCCTGCGATGGGAACGGGTCCCTCTCGCTCGGCTCCCCATATGCTTCACCCGACTGTCTGGTTGGGGCCGGGACGTGTAAATGTGCCGTCGCCAGCTTTTTCGGCCTCTCGCTTAAGGAGACAATGTATATCGGAGATGGACGATCCGACCGCTGCATCTCGACCATGGCACAAAAGGTCTACGCGAAGGCGGGGCTGCGAGAGTGGTGTGATCTCCAGGGAATCGCCTGTGAACCGTTCGAGACGCTCACCGAAGTCACTGAACGTCTCTTTCAAGGGGTGGGCTGTTTCGCATGA